A region from the Sandaracinus amylolyticus genome encodes:
- a CDS encoding RNA polymerase sigma factor yields MRASHTPRSPTERRAAGDAVVTPLPARGGDDAALVARAIAGDRWAGEALYRRHAQDVIRVATLLLGRTAEVDDVVQDAFVKALRSLATLRDPASFGAWVARIAANLARSRLRRRGLLKRLGLDRGDEEVSFDQLASDGVGPEERAELARISKLLREMPADARIAWTLRRVEGWPLQEIAEAVGASLATVKRRIVAADEEIQARIGASIARGDEA; encoded by the coding sequence ATGCGAGCGTCGCACACCCCTCGATCACCGACCGAACGTCGCGCCGCCGGCGACGCGGTGGTGACGCCGCTGCCGGCGCGCGGTGGGGACGACGCGGCGCTCGTCGCGCGGGCGATCGCGGGAGATCGATGGGCCGGCGAGGCGCTCTATCGCCGCCACGCGCAGGATGTGATCCGCGTGGCGACGCTGCTGCTCGGGCGCACCGCCGAGGTCGACGACGTGGTGCAGGACGCGTTCGTGAAGGCGCTGCGCAGCCTCGCGACGCTGCGCGATCCCGCGTCGTTCGGCGCGTGGGTCGCACGCATCGCGGCGAACCTCGCGCGCTCGCGGCTGCGGCGCAGAGGACTGCTGAAGCGGCTGGGGCTCGATCGCGGCGACGAAGAGGTGAGCTTCGATCAGCTCGCCTCGGACGGCGTGGGGCCCGAGGAGCGCGCGGAGCTCGCGCGGATCTCGAAGCTGCTGCGCGAGATGCCCGCGGACGCGCGCATCGCGTGGACGCTGCGGCGCGTCGAGGGCTGGCCGCTCCAGGAGATCGCGGAGGCCGTGGGCGCGTCGCTCGCGACGGTGAAGCGGCGGATCGTCGCGGCGGACGAGGAGATCCAGGCGCGCATCGGCGCGTCGATCGCGAGGGGGGACGAGGCATGA
- a CDS encoding DUF2141 domain-containing protein: protein MQRVPWMSSVMGAAIVAVALGPASTSGQASRDDERTPGIVVVMRGLRNDRGVASAGLYGSAATWTQSGREVATCNAPVVDGVSRCRLENVPPGRYAIGVMHDEDRDGEFDTGFLGIPSEGYGFSRDVRGTFGPPSFESASFEHTGGVLSVPITMRYGI, encoded by the coding sequence ATGCAGCGCGTGCCGTGGATGTCGTCGGTGATGGGCGCGGCGATCGTCGCCGTCGCGTTGGGCCCCGCGTCGACCTCGGGTCAGGCGTCTCGCGACGACGAGCGCACGCCGGGGATCGTCGTCGTCATGCGCGGCCTGCGCAACGATCGCGGCGTCGCGAGCGCGGGCCTCTACGGCTCGGCGGCGACGTGGACGCAGTCGGGCCGCGAGGTCGCGACGTGCAACGCGCCCGTCGTCGACGGCGTCTCGCGCTGTCGCCTCGAGAACGTGCCGCCGGGCCGCTACGCGATCGGCGTGATGCACGACGAGGATCGCGACGGCGAGTTCGACACCGGCTTCCTCGGCATCCCGTCGGAGGGCTACGGGTTCTCGCGCGACGTGCGCGGCACGTTCGGTCCGCCCTCGTTCGAGTCGGCGTCGTTCGAGCACACCGGCGGCGTGCTCTCGGTGCCGATCACGATGCGTTACGGCATCTGA
- a CDS encoding proprotein convertase P-domain-containing protein, translating into MLDRQNAARLALPLVLTGCAASADPSLDAASKPEDGPTVVVPESPATAFHTSATRPTFGVALDTQLDALRFEGRAQDHDWPRERPSDDEIVGALTAYDRAFHGWAPSARFATLRPLTRASCERGAWDPAYYDELGPAMRAFTDRRDGAARNRVDDDGDGAIDECDDLDGADTTWVGRARAAARALEPAPLDAVEHHGVRFEPRDVRALLAIMHGDPRALVIGDRCTLDRPARRGCAPINAGAFHLLLGNVVGDRERALAIERDDGESAVIDGYRVVLRLERGEAEVLRLLGGRESALRPSRWVELVVDVDVDAAVERHHFLLAVDARGHVIGGEWIADGARPAWAWLPVGAGASAPVRVDHVRALLRSARADLRERRTVELSRVVDRLVPDWPEPGVSSAIEVRDHVVAERATVHVELLHEALEDAQVVLHRGLDRVVLFDRNPRGGDEGWLWASFTIDEVAGDDAYGQWELFVVDRERGAIGHLLRWSLELEVHDPSAPSTTLDGAQPPRFLRTYTTVGAPLDVPDALSDGLESTIAVHDDVLVERAIVHARVTHPYRGDLRVVLEHEGLERVLHDRTGAGADDLAIELDARELAGMHARGAWTLRVEDHAPGDVGRLEGWALELAGR; encoded by the coding sequence ATGCTCGACCGACAGAACGCTGCCCGGCTCGCGCTACCGCTCGTGCTCACCGGCTGTGCTGCGAGCGCGGACCCATCGCTCGACGCCGCGAGCAAGCCCGAGGACGGTCCCACCGTCGTCGTGCCCGAGTCGCCCGCGACCGCGTTCCACACCAGCGCGACGCGCCCGACGTTCGGCGTTGCGCTCGACACCCAGCTCGATGCGCTGCGCTTCGAAGGGCGCGCGCAGGATCACGACTGGCCGCGCGAGCGGCCGAGCGACGACGAGATCGTCGGCGCGCTCACGGCCTACGATCGCGCGTTCCACGGCTGGGCCCCGAGCGCGCGCTTCGCGACGCTGCGCCCGCTGACGCGCGCGTCGTGCGAGCGCGGCGCGTGGGATCCCGCGTACTACGACGAGCTCGGCCCCGCGATGCGCGCGTTCACCGATCGCCGCGACGGCGCCGCGCGCAACCGCGTCGACGACGACGGCGACGGCGCGATCGACGAGTGCGACGATCTCGACGGCGCAGACACGACGTGGGTGGGCCGCGCGCGGGCCGCGGCGCGCGCGCTCGAGCCCGCGCCCCTCGATGCGGTCGAGCACCACGGCGTGCGCTTCGAGCCGCGCGACGTGCGCGCGCTGCTCGCGATCATGCACGGCGATCCGCGAGCGCTCGTCATCGGCGATCGCTGCACGCTCGATCGACCGGCACGCCGCGGGTGCGCGCCGATCAACGCGGGCGCGTTCCACCTGCTGCTCGGGAACGTCGTCGGTGATCGCGAGCGCGCGCTGGCGATCGAGCGCGACGACGGCGAGAGCGCGGTGATCGACGGATACCGCGTGGTGCTGCGGCTCGAGCGCGGCGAGGCCGAGGTGCTGCGCCTGCTCGGCGGTCGCGAGAGCGCGCTTCGTCCTTCGCGCTGGGTCGAGCTCGTGGTCGACGTGGACGTCGACGCCGCGGTGGAGCGCCACCACTTCCTCCTCGCGGTCGACGCGCGCGGGCACGTGATCGGCGGCGAGTGGATCGCCGACGGTGCGCGCCCGGCGTGGGCGTGGCTGCCGGTCGGCGCGGGGGCGAGCGCGCCTGTGCGCGTGGATCACGTGCGTGCGCTGCTGCGGAGCGCGCGCGCCGATCTCCGCGAGCGACGCACCGTCGAGCTCTCGCGCGTCGTCGATCGGCTGGTGCCCGACTGGCCCGAGCCCGGCGTGTCGTCGGCGATCGAGGTGCGCGACCACGTCGTCGCGGAGCGCGCGACGGTGCACGTCGAGCTGCTGCACGAAGCCCTCGAGGACGCGCAGGTCGTGCTCCATCGCGGGCTCGATCGCGTGGTGCTCTTCGATCGCAACCCGCGCGGCGGTGACGAGGGCTGGCTCTGGGCGTCGTTCACGATCGACGAGGTCGCCGGCGACGACGCGTACGGGCAGTGGGAGCTCTTCGTCGTCGACCGCGAGCGCGGCGCGATCGGGCACTTGCTCCGCTGGAGCCTCGAGCTCGAGGTGCACGATCCCTCGGCCCCGAGCACGACACTCGACGGCGCGCAGCCTCCGCGCTTCCTGCGCACGTACACCACGGTCGGCGCGCCCCTCGACGTGCCGGACGCGCTCTCGGACGGACTCGAGAGCACGATCGCGGTGCACGACGACGTCCTCGTGGAGCGCGCGATCGTGCACGCGCGCGTGACCCATCCGTACCGCGGCGATCTGCGCGTCGTGCTGGAGCACGAGGGCCTCGAGCGCGTGCTCCACGATCGCACCGGCGCGGGCGCCGACGATCTCGCGATCGAGCTCGACGCGCGCGAGCTCGCGGGCATGCACGCGCGCGGCGCGTGGACGCTGCGCGTCGAAGATCACGCGCCGGGCGACGTCGGGCGGCTCGAAGGTTGGGCGCTCGAGCTCGCCGGTCGTTGA
- a CDS encoding DUF1540 domain-containing protein: MKFTIEMPDVSACGVERCAYNVHGACHAKAITVGDGVHPGCDTFTMSIRHTDGEVQAAGVGACKVAVCKYNHDLECDARSIEVDVDEEKDEATCVTFELE, translated from the coding sequence ATGAAGTTCACGATCGAGATGCCCGACGTCTCCGCCTGTGGCGTCGAGCGCTGCGCGTACAACGTCCACGGTGCCTGTCACGCCAAGGCGATCACGGTCGGCGACGGCGTCCACCCCGGCTGCGACACGTTCACGATGTCGATCCGCCATACCGACGGCGAGGTCCAGGCCGCGGGCGTCGGCGCCTGCAAGGTCGCGGTCTGCAAGTACAACCACGACCTCGAGTGCGACGCGCGCTCGATCGAGGTCGACGTCGACGAGGAGAAGGACGAGGCGACCTGCGTGACCTTCGAGCTCGAGTGA
- a CDS encoding tetratricopeptide repeat protein, with product MRSFRSWWLASWLVTSAAWAGVGIHVDVAQAQASTDDEARRHFRLGQAHYENGSFLEAAREFEQAYQLSQRPQLLYNVYVAYRDAGDLVRSRDALREYLTRVPDAENAAMLRARLESLDRMVEQQGTTATPTEAPAETTPTEIAPVETRAETTPDASLETAPDPSSGEGGGISPFPFVVAGVGAAMMIGGAITGAMALSSQDTLDATCPDRACPPGYDFESEANDGRALALTTDVLLIGGGVVLAGGLVWLVIDLVSGGSSSSSEQPPVTAMCGPDGCSVAAHLEL from the coding sequence ATGCGATCATTCCGGTCGTGGTGGCTCGCGTCGTGGCTCGTCACGAGCGCGGCGTGGGCGGGCGTCGGGATCCACGTCGACGTCGCGCAGGCGCAGGCGTCGACCGACGACGAGGCCCGACGTCATTTCCGGCTCGGCCAGGCGCACTACGAGAACGGCAGCTTCCTCGAGGCCGCGCGCGAGTTCGAGCAGGCCTACCAGCTCTCGCAGCGACCGCAGCTCCTCTACAACGTCTACGTCGCGTACCGCGACGCCGGTGATCTGGTCCGCTCGCGCGACGCGCTGCGCGAGTACCTGACGCGCGTGCCCGACGCGGAGAACGCGGCGATGCTGCGCGCGCGCCTCGAGTCGCTGGATCGCATGGTCGAGCAGCAGGGCACGACCGCGACGCCGACCGAGGCGCCGGCCGAGACGACGCCGACCGAGATCGCGCCGGTCGAGACGCGGGCCGAGACCACGCCCGACGCGTCGCTCGAGACCGCGCCCGATCCGTCGAGCGGCGAGGGCGGCGGCATCTCGCCGTTCCCGTTCGTCGTCGCGGGCGTCGGCGCCGCGATGATGATCGGCGGCGCGATCACCGGCGCGATGGCGCTGAGCTCGCAGGACACGCTCGACGCGACGTGCCCCGATCGCGCGTGCCCGCCGGGCTACGACTTCGAGTCCGAGGCGAACGACGGGCGCGCCCTCGCGCTCACCACCGACGTGCTGCTGATCGGCGGCGGCGTGGTGCTCGCGGGCGGGCTCGTGTGGCTCGTGATCGATCTCGTGTCGGGCGGCTCGTCGTCGTCGAGCGAGCAGCCGCCGGTCACCGCGATGTGCGGCCCGGACGGATGCAGCGTCGCCGCGCACCTGGAGCTCTGA
- a CDS encoding glycosyltransferase, producing MLLWVAIAGALASGLTYVILSNALRALDDDVRPDVSLPSMTVVRPVRGLDPGLDENTQAALRVRYPAELETIFVVDDEHEPALPVLERVIEREGSSARVVIAGPPPRGRTGKLHAMIVGLRAARARTPLVCFADSDTRPSTGLLEELASAVVASRDVGAAFARAIGTRPPRTLGDVGYGLLLDGIYGPQVALASRRSGSLPFVMGQTMVLRRTALEACGGLEGSSGELVDDMNIGARLAATGYRNVLWRSPIAIVQEGLPTRDLRGTALRWMVFARTGIPFWPYSVPAAIWVGLYALGIVGALVSMAIADVTSGALFAATSVSVVASLEALRRQQGGAPTPLSLWWAPFVCLAMVPWWFACAHFTRAIVWRGRSYELDARGRLGVLDAAPARVPQMPPQMP from the coding sequence ATGCTGCTCTGGGTCGCCATCGCGGGCGCGCTCGCGTCGGGCCTCACGTACGTAATCCTCTCGAACGCGCTGCGCGCGCTCGACGACGACGTGCGCCCCGACGTGTCGCTCCCGAGCATGACCGTCGTCCGCCCGGTGCGCGGGCTCGATCCCGGCCTCGACGAGAACACACAGGCCGCGCTCCGCGTGCGTTATCCCGCGGAGCTCGAGACGATCTTCGTCGTCGACGACGAGCACGAGCCGGCGCTGCCGGTGCTCGAGCGCGTGATCGAGCGCGAGGGATCGAGCGCCCGCGTTGTCATCGCAGGCCCTCCACCGCGCGGTCGCACCGGCAAGCTCCACGCGATGATCGTCGGTCTGCGCGCCGCGCGCGCGCGCACGCCGCTCGTCTGCTTCGCCGACTCCGACACGCGCCCGAGCACAGGGCTTCTCGAGGAGCTCGCGAGCGCCGTGGTCGCGTCGCGCGACGTCGGGGCCGCGTTCGCGCGCGCCATCGGCACGCGCCCTCCGCGCACGCTCGGCGACGTCGGCTACGGCCTCCTGCTCGACGGCATCTACGGGCCGCAGGTCGCGCTCGCGAGCCGCAGGAGCGGCAGCCTGCCCTTCGTGATGGGCCAGACGATGGTGCTGCGCCGCACTGCGCTCGAAGCGTGCGGCGGTCTCGAAGGCAGCTCCGGAGAGCTCGTCGACGACATGAACATCGGCGCGCGGCTCGCTGCCACGGGTTATCGCAACGTGCTCTGGCGCAGCCCGATCGCGATCGTGCAGGAGGGCCTCCCCACGCGCGATCTCCGCGGCACGGCGCTGCGGTGGATGGTGTTCGCGCGCACCGGGATCCCGTTCTGGCCGTACTCCGTGCCCGCGGCGATCTGGGTCGGCCTCTACGCGCTCGGGATCGTCGGCGCGCTCGTCTCGATGGCGATCGCGGACGTGACGTCGGGCGCGCTCTTCGCGGCGACGAGCGTGTCGGTCGTCGCGTCGCTCGAGGCGCTGCGACGACAGCAGGGCGGCGCACCGACGCCGCTCTCGCTCTGGTGGGCGCCGTTCGTGTGCCTCGCGATGGTGCCGTGGTGGTTCGCGTGCGCGCACTTCACGCGTGCGATCGTGTGGCGCGGTCGGAGCTACGAGCTCGACGCGCGCGGCCGGCTCGGCGTGCTCGACGCGGCGCCGGCGCGCGTCCCTCAGATGCCCCCTCAGATGCCGTAA
- a CDS encoding OsmC family protein, with amino-acid sequence MHEYPLRLTWHGTTAGPAEHTRDAVASTGRKPDIPVSAGSAFLGDDTRWNPEDLFGASLATCHMLTFLSLVKKVKVDVRHYADDVSVRIESVEGVTRVTRVRLAPTITIAPGGDVEKTRMMFVKAHKYCFIGNSTTAEVVMEPTIVVEGGTT; translated from the coding sequence ATGCACGAATATCCTCTCCGGCTCACCTGGCACGGCACCACCGCGGGCCCCGCCGAGCACACACGCGACGCGGTCGCGAGCACCGGGCGCAAGCCCGACATCCCGGTCAGCGCGGGGAGCGCGTTCCTCGGTGACGACACGCGCTGGAACCCCGAGGACCTCTTCGGCGCGTCGCTCGCGACGTGCCACATGCTGACGTTCCTCTCGCTCGTGAAGAAGGTGAAGGTCGACGTGCGCCACTACGCCGACGACGTGTCGGTGCGCATCGAGAGCGTCGAGGGCGTCACGCGCGTGACGCGCGTCCGGCTCGCGCCGACGATCACCATCGCGCCCGGCGGCGACGTCGAGAAGACGCGCATGATGTTCGTGAAGGCCCACAAGTACTGCTTCATCGGCAACAGCACGACCGCCGAGGTCGTGATGGAGCCCACGATCGTCGTCGAGGGCGGCACGACCTGA
- a CDS encoding phosphatase PAP2 family protein, whose translation MRRSRVLVSIVVLSSFPAHALADDAAALPSVAESTPLPSEPELSRPPMRDLDPVEAVVSGVISAAVVGATFLPSPTRETPQWRGGIVFDDPVRDALHLRAPEDRRLASTLSDAIVGTLVVAPILVDAALMAGFVRGDPELMTRMLLMNLQAHAISFGLTTIFKKVVGRERPNARACREDPERQSSDPLCESPPEHTASFFSGHASLAFTSAALMCVQHAEIGLFGQEGDAVMCATGLALATTVGLLRIAADKHYASDVIVGALVGGLTGWLVPWLFHFDVADTVGIDGASATVAPMIDERQIGMQLFGVF comes from the coding sequence GTGCGTCGCAGTCGGGTGCTCGTTTCGATCGTGGTTCTCTCGTCCTTCCCGGCGCACGCGCTCGCGGACGATGCCGCGGCGCTCCCCTCGGTCGCGGAGTCGACGCCGCTTCCTTCCGAGCCCGAGCTCTCGCGCCCTCCGATGCGCGATCTCGATCCGGTCGAGGCCGTCGTGTCGGGTGTCATCAGCGCAGCCGTCGTCGGCGCGACGTTCCTGCCGTCTCCGACGCGCGAGACGCCGCAGTGGCGCGGCGGGATTGTCTTCGACGATCCGGTACGCGACGCGCTCCATCTGCGCGCGCCCGAGGATCGCCGGCTCGCCTCGACGCTCTCCGATGCGATCGTCGGCACGCTCGTGGTCGCGCCGATCCTCGTCGACGCGGCGCTGATGGCGGGCTTCGTGCGCGGCGATCCCGAGCTGATGACGCGCATGCTCCTGATGAACCTGCAGGCGCACGCGATCTCGTTCGGGCTGACCACCATCTTCAAGAAGGTCGTCGGCCGCGAGCGACCCAACGCACGCGCGTGCCGCGAGGACCCGGAGCGTCAGAGCAGCGATCCCCTCTGCGAGTCCCCGCCCGAGCACACCGCGAGCTTCTTCAGCGGCCACGCGTCGCTCGCGTTCACGAGCGCCGCGCTGATGTGCGTGCAGCACGCGGAGATCGGGCTCTTCGGTCAGGAGGGCGACGCCGTGATGTGCGCGACCGGCCTCGCGCTCGCCACGACCGTCGGTCTGCTGCGCATCGCCGCGGACAAGCACTACGCGAGCGACGTGATCGTCGGCGCGCTCGTCGGTGGGCTCACCGGCTGGCTCGTGCCGTGGCTGTTCCACTTCGACGTGGCGGACACCGTGGGCATCGACGGCGCGTCGGCGACGGTCGCTCCGATGATCGACGAGCGGCAGATCGGGATGCAGCTCTTCGGCGTGTTCTAG
- a CDS encoding FG-GAP-like repeat-containing protein, producing MRAFDMLRFLFAVAALAAPFSGCDGGPTLEELNRVSAVRDPSVDDTPPDAPFRPGQRRDVGDADATIEPVEANEFMRAVTMPGDLDGDGIGDLVVWGELPSPPEIVPCHMGCPGFSQLLIRVIYGSTTLGAGGALRADAEVRSWYVNGLRPSVDAAGDVNGDGFADLVVGVGTEIEGVQGNAYVILGGERLRGDNDVRDVGVHLRENGSTHFDQAAGLGDVDGDGLADFAVGATEWPRADDPRGRLYVYYGSGDAPERRSEDDASAAITSEGATRFGIAQAVGDVNGDGRGDFSIGEQDGAVTRVMWLVLGRAERFSGDIDVASVGTRIVASAVRGLGDLDGDGTDDLGITADEGARDGFVLWGRAEWPDAIEPTDADTWIERGEDTRASPIAARQMLPAGDVDGDGHADFFYADPHYSPDGAARGAAYLFRGALARASGGHGLSEATAFLGQDWHDANEPGRRRGYDSIGRSIASGSDVNGDGIEDLVLAAAQAPDGGRGYLWLGRRDE from the coding sequence ATGAGAGCCTTCGACATGCTTCGCTTCCTCTTCGCCGTCGCCGCGCTCGCCGCGCCCTTCTCCGGGTGTGATGGAGGCCCGACCCTCGAGGAGCTCAACCGTGTGAGCGCGGTGCGCGATCCCAGCGTCGACGACACGCCGCCCGACGCGCCGTTCCGGCCCGGCCAGCGCCGCGACGTCGGCGACGCGGACGCGACGATCGAGCCGGTCGAAGCGAACGAGTTCATGCGCGCAGTCACGATGCCCGGCGATCTCGACGGGGACGGCATCGGCGATCTCGTCGTGTGGGGCGAGCTCCCGAGCCCGCCCGAGATCGTGCCCTGTCACATGGGCTGCCCGGGGTTCTCGCAGCTCTTGATCCGCGTGATCTACGGATCGACCACGCTCGGCGCGGGCGGCGCGCTGCGCGCCGACGCGGAGGTGAGGAGCTGGTACGTGAACGGTCTCCGCCCTTCGGTCGACGCCGCCGGTGACGTGAACGGCGACGGCTTCGCGGACCTCGTCGTCGGCGTCGGCACGGAGATCGAGGGCGTGCAGGGCAACGCGTACGTGATCCTCGGCGGAGAGCGTCTGCGCGGTGACAACGACGTGCGCGACGTGGGCGTCCACCTCCGCGAGAACGGATCGACGCACTTCGATCAGGCCGCGGGCCTCGGCGACGTCGATGGCGACGGCCTCGCCGACTTCGCGGTCGGCGCGACGGAGTGGCCGAGGGCCGACGATCCGCGCGGGCGTCTCTACGTCTATTACGGCTCGGGCGACGCACCCGAGCGACGCAGCGAGGACGACGCGAGCGCCGCGATCACGAGCGAAGGCGCGACGCGCTTCGGCATCGCGCAGGCCGTGGGCGACGTGAACGGCGACGGCCGCGGCGACTTCTCGATCGGCGAGCAGGACGGCGCGGTGACGCGCGTGATGTGGCTCGTGCTCGGTCGCGCCGAGCGCTTCTCGGGCGACATCGACGTCGCGAGCGTCGGCACGCGCATCGTCGCGAGCGCGGTGCGCGGCCTCGGCGATCTCGACGGCGACGGCACCGACGATCTCGGCATCACCGCGGACGAGGGGGCGCGCGACGGGTTCGTGCTCTGGGGCCGCGCGGAGTGGCCCGACGCGATCGAGCCCACCGACGCCGACACGTGGATCGAGCGCGGCGAGGACACGCGCGCGAGCCCGATCGCGGCGCGCCAGATGCTGCCCGCGGGCGACGTCGACGGCGACGGTCACGCCGACTTCTTCTACGCCGATCCGCACTACTCGCCCGACGGCGCGGCGCGCGGCGCGGCGTATCTCTTCCGCGGCGCGCTCGCGCGCGCGAGCGGCGGGCACGGGCTGTCCGAGGCGACCGCGTTCCTCGGGCAGGACTGGCACGACGCGAACGAGCCGGGCCGGCGTCGTGGGTACGACTCGATCGGGCGCTCGATCGCATCGGGCTCGGACGTGAACGGCGACGGGATCGAGGATCTCGTGCTCGCCGCGGCGCAAGCGCCGGACGGTGGCCGCGGCTATCTCTGGCTCGGTCGGAGGGACGAGTGA
- a CDS encoding FecR family protein, producing the protein MSERRTQLGETLEVPVDEARLARGWRAISHRAYAPDTTRRRRAIAGGVVLAAAAAVLFVVWPREVATVRPGPLAAHGAPLDEAMRAARVTGASVALDDGSVIAIAPGAALEPLENSGERFSLHLREGRARFDVRPGGPRRWTIEAGAVTVEVVGTAFEVDRAPDGVRVQVERGRVLVRGESVPDRVRSLGAGESIHVATPAPVRDVEPTEPSADPAAAALPEPAQRRAPRTSVEDIDTLLARADEARRAGRIDEALEHLAIAAQRRGDRRAALASFTRGRLALDHGRAGEAVVDLRRAIAGGLPPALEETARARLVDALVRSGDRQGAARAADEYLRAYPEGAWRESVSRAIAE; encoded by the coding sequence ATGAGCGAGCGCAGGACCCAGCTCGGCGAGACGCTCGAGGTGCCGGTCGACGAGGCACGCCTCGCACGTGGGTGGCGTGCGATCTCGCATCGCGCGTACGCGCCCGACACGACGCGACGACGTCGCGCGATCGCCGGCGGCGTGGTGCTCGCGGCGGCGGCCGCGGTGCTCTTCGTGGTGTGGCCGCGCGAGGTCGCGACCGTGCGCCCCGGACCGCTCGCGGCGCACGGCGCGCCGCTCGACGAGGCGATGCGCGCGGCCCGCGTGACCGGCGCGTCGGTCGCGCTCGACGACGGATCGGTGATCGCGATCGCGCCCGGCGCGGCGCTCGAGCCGCTCGAGAATTCGGGAGAGCGCTTCTCGCTCCACCTGCGCGAGGGACGCGCGCGGTTCGACGTGCGCCCGGGCGGACCTCGACGCTGGACGATCGAGGCGGGCGCGGTGACGGTCGAGGTGGTGGGCACGGCGTTCGAGGTCGATCGCGCGCCCGACGGAGTGCGTGTGCAGGTCGAGCGCGGGCGCGTGCTGGTGCGCGGCGAGTCGGTGCCCGATCGCGTGCGCTCGCTCGGCGCGGGCGAGTCGATCCACGTCGCGACGCCGGCGCCGGTGCGCGACGTCGAGCCCACCGAGCCCTCCGCGGATCCCGCGGCCGCCGCGCTGCCCGAGCCCGCGCAGCGTCGCGCGCCGCGCACGTCGGTCGAAGACATCGACACGCTCCTGGCCCGCGCCGACGAGGCGCGACGCGCGGGGCGCATCGACGAGGCGCTCGAGCACCTCGCGATCGCGGCGCAGCGCCGCGGCGATCGACGCGCAGCGCTCGCGAGCTTCACGCGCGGCCGGCTCGCGCTCGATCACGGACGCGCGGGCGAAGCGGTGGTCGATCTGCGTCGTGCGATCGCGGGCGGGCTCCCTCCCGCGCTCGAGGAGACCGCGCGCGCGCGCTTGGTCGACGCGCTCGTGCGCAGCGGTGATCGGCAGGGCGCGGCGCGCGCGGCGGACGAGTACCTGCGGGCGTACCCCGAGGGCGCGTGGCGCGAGTCGGTCTCGCGCGCGATCGCCGAGTGA
- a CDS encoding MATE family efflux transporter, whose protein sequence is MRPTLRDLLVLAWPLVVSRATQTIVGLADALMVAHLGAGALAATTAGANNAFLVLILPMGCVFIVQSFASQLFGKGDVIGARRFALYGLAIALVTQIVAMLAIPAIDPVLSLFSYETDVRRAMSGYLVYRLLSAGPAIGIEALGAYYGGVGRTRVPMIANLVLMVLNVGLNWALIDGHLGAPALGVEGAAIASSVATTLAFVGLLAYFLRDGALSRPRVEEFVRTLRFGLPSGLNWFFEFFAFNLFVNVVVAGLGTEVLAALMAVMQINAVSFMPAFALGSSGAILVGQSIGRDDRDDVPRIVRMTFGTAATWQGLVGLAYLLLPALIFAPFASDPDTREALVEVGVRMLMLSTCWQLFDSAATVLAEALRAAGDTVWPLGARLVLAWLVFVPGSWLGVRVLEGGDVAAMLCLTAYLALLALLLYVRFRSGKWRTLEITEPEIA, encoded by the coding sequence GTGCGACCCACATTGCGCGATCTCCTCGTCCTCGCGTGGCCGCTCGTGGTCTCGCGCGCGACCCAGACCATCGTCGGCCTCGCCGACGCGCTGATGGTCGCGCACCTCGGCGCGGGCGCGCTCGCGGCGACGACGGCGGGCGCGAACAACGCGTTCCTCGTGCTCATCCTGCCGATGGGCTGCGTGTTCATCGTGCAGAGCTTCGCGTCGCAGCTCTTCGGCAAGGGCGACGTGATCGGCGCGCGTCGCTTCGCGCTCTACGGGCTCGCGATCGCGCTCGTCACGCAGATCGTCGCGATGCTCGCGATCCCGGCGATCGACCCGGTGCTCTCGCTCTTCTCGTACGAGACCGACGTGCGCCGCGCGATGTCGGGGTACCTCGTGTACCGCTTGCTCTCCGCGGGCCCGGCGATCGGCATCGAGGCGCTCGGCGCGTACTACGGCGGCGTCGGCCGCACGCGCGTCCCGATGATCGCGAACCTCGTGCTGATGGTGCTCAACGTCGGGCTCAACTGGGCGCTGATCGACGGTCACCTCGGTGCGCCCGCGCTCGGCGTGGAGGGCGCGGCGATCGCGAGCTCGGTCGCGACCACGCTCGCGTTCGTCGGTCTGCTCGCGTACTTCCTGCGCGACGGAGCGCTCTCGCGCCCGCGCGTCGAGGAATTCGTCCGCACGCTGCGGTTCGGACTGCCCTCGGGCCTCAACTGGTTCTTCGAGTTCTTCGCGTTCAACCTCTTCGTCAACGTCGTCGTCGCGGGGCTCGGCACCGAGGTGCTCGCGGCGCTGATGGCGGTGATGCAGATCAACGCGGTCTCGTTCATGCCCGCGTTCGCGCTCGGGAGCTCGGGCGCGATCCTCGTCGGTCAGTCGATCGGTCGCGACGATCGCGACGACGTCCCGCGCATCGTGCGCATGACGTTCGGGACCGCCGCGACGTGGCAGGGGCTCGTCGGCCTCGCGTACCTGCTGCTGCCGGCCCTCATCTTCGCGCCGTTCGCGAGCGATCCCGACACGCGCGAGGCGCTCGTCGAGGTCGGCGTGCGCATGCTGATGCTGTCCACGTGCTGGCAGCTCTTCGACTCCGCGGCGACGGTGCTCGCGGAGGCGCTGCGCGCGGCGGGCGACACCGTGTGGCCGCTCGGCGCGCGCCTCGTGCTCGCATGGCTGGTGTTCGTCCCGGGCAGCTGGCTCGGCGTGCGCGTCCTCGAGGGCGGCGACGTCGCGGCGATGCTCTGCCTGACGGCGTACCTCGCGCTGCTCGCGCTGCTGCTCTACGTGCGCTTCCGGAGCGGCAAGTGGCGCACGCTCGAGATCACCGAGCCCGAGATCGCCTGA